A DNA window from Theobroma cacao cultivar B97-61/B2 chromosome 5, Criollo_cocoa_genome_V2, whole genome shotgun sequence contains the following coding sequences:
- the LOC18599643 gene encoding uncharacterized protein LOC18599643, whose protein sequence is MSTRSQASLCSRFLSQTLQSRSKTLPSFYRKISTFPHFPAKQTPKSSFSSKGAHFSTASSTEVRDLLAEVEREKRREKEDRTRKGLDTKDIDEEDQEDYMGVMPLIEKLEKEKLKDTGNLDRYEEPTDSDSDEDEDDERFGPEAVQKRIEEFEKKHKRHEELLKDFTEAETLDEAFKCMRKIDKFEEKHFRLRPEYRVIGELMNRLKVAEGKEKFILQQKLNRAMRLIEWKEAYDPNNPSNYGVIQLEQVGQSDDLVENAGQEEEEQMVRGAAADDDDDEEFDDMKEKDNILLEKLNAIDKKLEEKLADLDHTFGKKGKLLEEEIRDLAEERNALIEKKRKPLYRKGFDVRLIDVNRTCKVTKGGQVIKYTALLACGNYHGVVGYAKAKGAAVPIALQKAYEKCFQNLHYIERHEEHTIAHAVQTAYKKTKVYLWPAPTTTGMKAGKTVEIILNLAGFKNVKSKVVGSRNPHNTVKALFKALNAIETPKDIQEKFGRTVVEKYLLQ, encoded by the exons ATGTCAACAAGATCCCAAGCATCTTTGTGCTCTAGGTTCCTCAGCCAAACCCTTCAAAGCAGGTCCAAAACCCTACCCTCATTTTACCGGAAAATCTCAACTTTCCCACATTTTCCCGCTAAGCAAACACCaaaatcctcattttcttcGAAAGGAGCCCATTTCTCCACAGCCTCCTCCACAGAAGTTCGGGATCTTCTTGCTGAAGTAGAGCGTGAGAAGcggagagaaaaagaggacAGGACGAGAAAAGGTTTGGATACAAAGGATATTGATGAAGAGGATCAAGAAGATTACATGGGTGTAATGCCGTTGATAGAGAAGCTTGAGAAGGAGAAATTGAAGGATACTGGGAATTTAGACAGGTACGAGGAGCCTACAGATTCGGATAGcgatgaagatgaagatgatgagAGGTTTGGGCCTGAGGCAGTTCAGAAGAGGATTGAGGAGTTTGAGAAGAAGCATAAGAGGCATGAGGAGTTGCTAAAGGACTTCACTGAGGCcg AGACACTTGATGAAGCTTTCAAATGTATGAGAAAAATTGACAAGTTTGAGGAAAAGCATTTTCGGCTTCGCCCTGAATACAGGGTCATTGGTGAGTTGATGAATCGACTTAAGGTAGCAGAAGGCAAGGAGAAATTCATTCTTCAGCAAAAATTAAATAGGGCAATGAGGCTGATTGAATGGAAGGAAGCCTATGATCCCAACAATCCTTCCAATTATGGAGTTATTCAGCTTGAACAAGTTGGTCAATCTGATGATCTTGTGGAAAATGCTGGACAAGAAGAGGAAGAGCAAATGGTACGAGGAGCTGCTGCTGATgacgatgatgatgaagaatttgaTGACATGAAAGAGAAGGATAACATACTGTTAGAGAAGCTCAATGCTATTGACAAGAAACTTGAAGAGAAGCTGGCAGACTTGGATCATACCTTCGGGAAGAAGGGAAAGCTTCTGGAGGAGGAGATCAGAGATCTTGCTGAGGAAAGAAATGCTttgattgaaaagaaaagaaaacctcTTTACAGAAAG GGTTTTGATGTGAGGTTGATAGATGTAAATCGAACTTGTAAAGTAACTAAG GGAGGGCAAGTGATCAAGTACACTGCTTTGTTAGCTTGTGGAAACTATCACGGTGTTGTTGGCTATGCAAAAGCCAAAGGCGCAGCAGTCCCTATTGCCCTCCAAAAG GCATATGAGAAATGCTTCCAGAATCTCCACTATATTGAACGGCATGAGGAGCATACAATTGCCCATGCAGTTCAAACAGCATATAAGAAGACTAAG GTGTATCTCTGGCCTGCACCAACTACAACTGGTATGAAAGCTGGAAAAACTGTcgaaatcattttaaatttagCTGGCTTCAAGAATGTCAAATCAAAG gTTGTTGGCTCAAGGAATCCTCACAACACAGTCAAGGCTCTTTTTAAAGCCCTCAATGCA ATTGAAACTCCGAAAGACATTCAAGAGAAGTTTGGCAGGACAGTAGTTGAGAAATACTTGCTGCAGTAA
- the LOC18599642 gene encoding probable folate-biopterin transporter 7: MVSAEDGNGRRPAKGKANLVRSLLGVGYWVQGFRCFPWMAVNFFLKDSVKVDPSTLQILQNSANLPMVAKPLYGVVSDAVYISGQHRVPYIAIGAFLQAVSWLAITILSHSNISMLTMSLYLLLSNLGASIAEVANDAIVAETGKTQTSSKKSQSASSGELQSFVWMASSVGGVLGNLLGGIAIDRFYPQSMFLFFGLLLAFQFFITVSVPERSLNLPKSPSNVGIKKQLSELLVALRKPEIAYSITWFAASYAIIPALTGTMFFYQTQYLKIDASLLGISKVFGQAVMLLWGVIYNRRFKSVRPRKLIEAIQLTMAVFMISDVLFVKGIYQQMGVPDSVYVVVFSGVLEVLFFFKILPFSVLIAQLCPPGCEGSLIAFVMSAVALAFIVSGYLGVALASYVGVTENDFSGFPLGLLIQAVCTFLPLFWSSCIPDDVKSKTRTE; the protein is encoded by the exons atggtGTCAGCTGAGGACGGAAATGGGAGGCGACCCGCGAAAGGGAAGGCCAATCTGGTCCGGAGCCTTCTGGGAGTCGGGTATTGGGTCCAAGGATTCAGGTGTTTTCCATGGATGGCTGTTAACTTCTTTCTGAAAGATAGCGTTAAGGTCGACCCTTCTACTCTTCAAATCCTTCAGAATTCTGCTAATCTCCCTATGGTTGCGAAGCCCCTCTACGGTGTCGTTTCCGATGCCGTTTATATCTCTGGCCAGCACCGTGTTCCTTATATCGCCATCGGTG CTTTCTTACAAGCAGTGTCATGGCTAGCAATAACAATCCTTTCACACTCAAACATTTCAATGTTAACTATGAGCCTATATCTTCTACTCAGTAATCTTGGCGCTTCAATAGCTGAGGTTGCTAATGATGCCATTGTTGCCGAGACAGGAAAAACACAAACTTCTTCCAAAAAGTCTCAATCAGCTTCCTCAGGTGAGCTCCAGTCATTTGTTTGGATGGCTTCCTCTGTTGGTGGAGTCCTTGGGAACCTGTTAGGTGGCATCGCCATTGACAGATTTTACCCCCAATCAATGTTCCTCTTCTTTGGACTTCTCCTTGCTTTCCAGTTTTTCATAACTGTCTCAGTTCCTGAGCGCTCTCTTAATCTTCCAAAAAGTCCATCAAATGTTGGGATTAAGAAGCAGCTTTCAGAGCTCTTAGTTGCATTGCGAAAACCTGAGATAGCTTATTCAATAACCTGGTTTGCCGCATCCTATGCCATAATTCCAGCACTGACAGGGACCATGTTCTTTTACCAAACACAATATTTGAAGATTGATGCCTCTCTGTTGGGAATTTCTAAGGTGTTTGGGCAGGCAGTAATGCTGTTATGGGGTGTCATTTACAATCGTCGCTTCAAGTCAGTCCGACCAAGGAAACTGATTGAAGCCATTCAGCTAACAATGGCAGTATTCATGATTTCAGATGTGTTGTTTGTGAAAGGAATCTATCAACAGATGGGGGTGCCAGACTCGGTTTATGTTGTAGTTTTCTCAGGTGTCTTAGAGGTTCTGTTCTTCTTCAAGATTCTGCCATTTAGTGTTCTAATAGCACAACTCTGCCCTCCAGGATGTGAAGGGTCTCTAATCGCATTTGTCATGTCAGCTGTTGCCCTTGCATTCATAGTGAGTGGATACCTTGGTGTCGCATTGGCATCCTATGTTGGGGTCAcagaaaatgatttttctgGATTTCCTCTTGGCCTCCTAATACAGGCAGTTTGCACCTTTCTGCCACTATTTTGGTCATCATGCATACCTGATGATGTGAAATCCAAAACCAGGACGGAGTAA